A DNA window from Mucilaginibacter xinganensis contains the following coding sequences:
- a CDS encoding sigma 54-interacting transcriptional regulator produces the protein MTNKKDITTLGQLKKTDYKSRSVKDELRENLIVQLQKGEGGFEGIVGFEDTVIPDLQTAILSRHNILLLGLRGQAKTRIARLLVNLLDEWMPYIEGSELYDDPLAPISWFGHHEVLAKGDDTPIAWVHRSERYTEKLATPDVTVADLIGDVDPIKAATMKLTYSDERVIHFGLIPRAHRGIFVINELPDLQARIQVSLFNILQERDIQIRGFKLRLPLDIQFVFTANPEDYTNRGSIVTPLKDRIESQILTHYPRSVEISRKITQQEASISADQRAAVEADGLVKDLVEQIAFEARNSEYIDKKSGVSARLTISAYENLISNAERRMLINHEKNAFVRISDFLGVIPAITGKIELVYEGELEGPGKVANILIGKAIKTLMLQFFPDPEKSKKSKAPNPYAEIINWFSDGNNLSLVDELPQQEYKKNLNSVTGLKALVKKFHPRLTENQDLLLMEFVLHGLSEFSQLNKGFLDNGFAFSDMFNSLFNLQPDEDDLDIDDDRY, from the coding sequence ATGACTAATAAAAAAGATATAACAACCCTGGGCCAATTAAAAAAGACGGACTATAAAAGTCGGTCGGTTAAGGATGAATTACGCGAAAATCTTATAGTGCAGCTTCAAAAAGGCGAAGGCGGTTTTGAGGGAATTGTAGGATTTGAAGATACGGTAATTCCGGATTTGCAAACTGCGATACTGTCACGTCACAATATCTTATTGCTGGGTTTACGCGGACAAGCTAAAACGCGGATAGCCCGCTTGCTGGTTAATTTGTTGGATGAGTGGATGCCCTATATTGAAGGATCTGAACTATATGATGATCCGCTGGCACCTATTTCGTGGTTTGGGCATCATGAAGTACTGGCAAAGGGGGATGATACCCCGATAGCCTGGGTGCACCGTTCTGAGCGATATACAGAAAAACTGGCCACTCCGGATGTTACTGTTGCCGATTTGATTGGCGATGTTGACCCAATCAAGGCGGCTACCATGAAGCTAACCTACTCCGATGAGCGCGTTATTCACTTTGGGCTTATCCCGCGTGCACACAGGGGCATCTTTGTAATTAATGAGTTACCCGACTTGCAGGCGCGCATCCAGGTGTCATTATTTAACATCCTGCAGGAAAGGGACATCCAGATCCGTGGTTTTAAACTGCGCTTACCTTTGGATATCCAGTTTGTGTTTACAGCAAACCCAGAAGATTACACCAACCGCGGATCGATAGTGACACCGCTGAAAGACAGGATTGAAAGCCAGATCCTTACCCATTATCCGCGTTCTGTTGAGATCTCCCGTAAAATAACACAACAGGAAGCTTCTATCTCTGCCGATCAGCGTGCTGCCGTAGAGGCTGATGGCCTGGTAAAGGACTTAGTAGAGCAGATTGCCTTTGAAGCGCGTAACTCAGAATACATCGACAAAAAATCAGGAGTTTCGGCGCGTTTAACCATATCGGCCTATGAAAACCTGATCAGTAATGCTGAAAGGCGAATGCTCATCAATCATGAAAAAAATGCTTTCGTACGTATATCCGATTTTCTGGGGGTTATCCCGGCCATAACCGGTAAAATTGAACTGGTTTATGAAGGTGAACTGGAAGGCCCCGGAAAGGTTGCCAATATATTAATAGGCAAAGCCATCAAAACGTTGATGCTGCAGTTCTTCCCCGACCCCGAAAAATCAAAAAAGAGCAAAGCACCCAATCCTTATGCAGAGATCATTAACTGGTTTAGCGATGGTAATAACCTATCGTTAGTTGACGAGTTGCCGCAGCAGGAATATAAAAAGAATTTAAATTCGGTTACCGGTTTAAAGGCACTGGTGAAAAAGTTCCATCCGCGGTTAACTGAAAACCAGGACCTGCTATTAATGGAGTTTGTTTTACACGGATTATCAGAATTCTCGCAGTTAAATAAAGGGTTTTTAGATAACGGTTTTGCTTTTTCAGACATGTTCAACAGTTTGTTTAATTTGCAGCCCGATGAAGATGACCTGGACATTGATGATGACAGATACTAG
- a CDS encoding class I SAM-dependent methyltransferase, producing MPANYNNSAWFYDRLSRMVYGCALVNAQVYLLQYVPARAAVLIAGGGTGWILDELTKIQQSGLQITYVEIAADMMTLSKKRNTGNNEVVFINDAVERISFDKKFDVVITPFLFDNFTEETTGKVFNHIHRSLKPGGSWLNADFQLSGKWWQAILLKLMFLFFRILCNIEASKLPDVQKQFERRGYGVVEEKTFYRDFIISRVYQLI from the coding sequence ATGCCCGCTAATTATAACAATTCAGCATGGTTTTATGACAGGCTTTCGCGCATGGTTTATGGGTGTGCGCTGGTGAATGCACAGGTTTACCTGCTGCAATATGTTCCTGCCAGGGCCGCGGTGTTGATAGCGGGTGGGGGAACGGGCTGGATATTGGATGAACTGACTAAAATACAGCAGTCCGGCTTGCAAATAACTTATGTTGAGATTGCTGCTGACATGATGACCCTATCAAAAAAAAGGAATACCGGCAACAATGAGGTAGTTTTTATTAATGATGCCGTGGAGCGAATCAGCTTCGATAAAAAATTTGATGTAGTAATTACGCCGTTCCTGTTCGACAATTTTACAGAAGAGACCACCGGGAAGGTATTTAACCACATTCACAGGTCGCTCAAGCCTGGCGGATCATGGCTTAACGCTGATTTTCAACTCAGCGGAAAATGGTGGCAGGCTATTTTATTAAAATTGATGTTTTTGTTTTTTAGGATACTTTGCAATATAGAGGCATCGAAATTGCCTGATGTACAAAAGCAATTTGAGCGCAGGGGATATGGCGTAGTTGAGGAGAAGACTTTTTATCGGGATTTTATAATATCAAGAGTGTATCAATTGATTTAA
- a CDS encoding CocE/NonD family hydrolase, translating into MKVLFTRLTLLTVLLLNGLVLFAQQTKPDDKYNRQEVMITVRDGVKLHTIIFSPKGQTEKLPFLILRTPYGVDGYPSPEKSTYIKDMADDGYIFVFQDIRGRYQSEGKYAMMRFSRDKTNAKAIDESSDTYDTIDWLLKNVPDNNGRAGMYGISYDGWTTIIAASDPHPALKAVSEQATPSDMFMNDDLHHNGAFRLSYAFEYAFMEEISKTDSLYQFSNYDTYDWYLKLGPLSNMNKKYVHGKLPSWNDFTKHPNYDAYWKEEALPSRLDYPRLAIQHVSGWWDQEDMVGPQDAYKALEKRDTSHRNFIVLGPWRHGGWAGGEGRNLGNIKFDEPTATYFRKEIQAKWFAWYLKDKGDGKFAEAISFQTGSNKWKNYSSWPPKQATVKNIYFRSNGKLSFDRPSAAEAKSFDSYVSDPSKPVPYRARPIEETYGPGSRWYTWLTDDQRFVDGRPDVLSWQTDTLTQDVTITGNVAAKLYAATSGSDADWVVKLIDVYPENYRKEPKMSGYELMIADDVFRGRFRNSFSKPEPITPNKVELYTIGLHGADHVFKKGHKIMVQVQSTWFPIIDRNPQKYVPNIFEAKASDYQTAIQKVFHSLQFSSSIELPVVE; encoded by the coding sequence ATGAAAGTATTATTTACAAGGCTAACTCTTTTAACCGTTTTACTTTTAAACGGGCTGGTTTTATTTGCGCAGCAAACCAAACCTGATGATAAATATAACCGGCAGGAAGTAATGATAACGGTTCGGGATGGCGTTAAACTGCATACAATCATTTTCTCGCCAAAGGGGCAAACGGAAAAATTGCCGTTTTTAATTTTACGAACCCCTTATGGCGTTGATGGCTACCCAAGCCCTGAAAAAAGCACTTACATAAAGGATATGGCGGATGATGGTTATATTTTTGTTTTCCAGGACATAAGGGGCCGATACCAGTCTGAAGGAAAATATGCAATGATGCGTTTTAGCCGTGACAAAACGAATGCAAAAGCCATAGATGAAAGCAGCGATACTTATGATACTATTGACTGGCTTTTGAAGAATGTACCCGATAATAACGGCAGAGCGGGCATGTACGGCATCTCGTACGATGGCTGGACAACTATTATTGCCGCCAGCGACCCTCATCCGGCGCTTAAAGCAGTTTCTGAACAGGCCACACCGTCAGACATGTTTATGAATGATGACCTGCACCACAACGGCGCATTTCGCCTCAGTTACGCTTTTGAATATGCATTTATGGAAGAGATCTCCAAAACAGACTCACTTTACCAGTTTAGCAACTACGATACGTACGATTGGTATTTAAAACTGGGGCCTTTGTCAAACATGAACAAAAAGTATGTACATGGCAAACTGCCAAGCTGGAACGACTTTACAAAACATCCTAATTATGACGCTTACTGGAAAGAGGAGGCGCTTCCGTCAAGGCTTGATTATCCGAGACTGGCTATACAGCACGTTAGCGGCTGGTGGGACCAGGAAGACATGGTTGGCCCTCAGGATGCTTATAAGGCGCTGGAGAAAAGGGATACCAGCCACCGGAATTTTATTGTACTGGGGCCATGGCGGCACGGCGGCTGGGCTGGCGGTGAAGGCCGGAACCTTGGCAACATAAAATTTGATGAACCAACCGCTACCTATTTCCGAAAAGAGATCCAGGCCAAATGGTTTGCATGGTATTTAAAAGATAAAGGCGATGGAAAATTTGCCGAAGCCATATCTTTTCAAACCGGCTCAAACAAATGGAAAAACTATTCTTCATGGCCGCCTAAGCAAGCAACGGTAAAAAACATTTATTTCCGCAGCAATGGTAAGCTCTCATTTGACAGGCCATCCGCTGCAGAAGCCAAATCATTTGACAGTTACGTATCTGATCCTTCAAAACCTGTGCCCTACCGTGCCCGCCCAATTGAAGAAACTTATGGACCGGGATCGAGATGGTACACCTGGCTAACCGACGACCAGCGTTTTGTTGACGGCCGCCCTGATGTTTTAAGCTGGCAAACAGATACCCTTACTCAGGATGTTACCATAACAGGCAACGTTGCAGCAAAACTTTATGCGGCTACCTCAGGCAGCGATGCCGACTGGGTGGTAAAATTGATTGACGTATATCCCGAAAATTACCGGAAAGAGCCAAAAATGTCTGGATATGAGCTAATGATAGCCGACGATGTTTTTCGCGGCCGCTTCAGGAACAGTTTCTCAAAGCCGGAACCCATTACACCCAATAAAGTTGAGCTCTACACTATCGGCCTACATGGCGCAGACCACGTGTTTAAGAAAGGACATAAAATAATGGTGCAGGTACAAAGCACCTGGTTCCCGATAATTGACCGGAACCCGCAAAAGTATGTGCCTAATATTTTCGAGGCAAAAGCAAGTGATTATCAAACCGCAATTCAAAAAGTGTTTCACTCTCTGCAATTTTCCAGCAGTATTGAATTGCCCGTGGTGGAGTAA
- a CDS encoding UbiA family prenyltransferase — translation MKKTLYSVFDFLLFSNIFMSLCAVAQGLLTFYLIGAKPVFTVLGLLFTSTLGIYNFCILATKPSDPANSPHKRVRWFFSHNRLMVTFTIVSLLSLIPLFVLLSMESRILLIFLALISFFYSIPVFTIGDHKFGLRHIPWLKQFMISLVWTMSIVLLPVLEAQHFHLTGISLRDTTILIAKRFLFIAALTIPFDIRDLFDDRNSGLKTVPTVLGEKNAYLFCQILLAGYVILLLIFKNSWFNHDFWALTLSVALTGWLIFKSKWEKNEYYYFFYMDGMLILQYLLVLLVNGVWSFL, via the coding sequence ATGAAGAAAACACTCTATTCTGTTTTTGATTTTCTGCTCTTCAGTAATATTTTTATGTCGCTTTGTGCGGTTGCGCAGGGCCTCCTTACTTTTTATTTAATAGGGGCAAAGCCTGTTTTTACTGTTCTTGGCTTGCTGTTTACCTCAACTTTAGGGATTTATAATTTTTGCATCCTGGCTACAAAGCCTTCAGATCCGGCCAACTCCCCGCATAAGCGCGTGCGCTGGTTCTTTTCGCATAACCGATTAATGGTAACTTTTACCATTGTATCGCTGCTCTCATTGATCCCGTTGTTTGTGCTGCTTTCGATGGAGTCAAGAATCCTGCTTATTTTTTTGGCGCTTATATCTTTCTTTTACAGTATCCCTGTTTTTACCATTGGCGACCACAAATTTGGGCTAAGGCATATCCCCTGGCTAAAGCAATTTATGATCTCACTGGTGTGGACAATGAGCATTGTGCTGCTGCCTGTTTTGGAGGCACAGCATTTTCATTTAACTGGCATATCATTAAGAGACACCACCATACTTATTGCAAAGCGTTTCCTTTTTATTGCTGCGCTTACTATCCCGTTTGATATTCGCGACCTTTTTGACGACCGTAATTCTGGCCTCAAAACCGTACCTACAGTGTTAGGCGAAAAAAATGCATACCTGTTTTGCCAGATCCTGCTGGCAGGATACGTTATTTTATTGTTGATTTTCAAAAACAGCTGGTTTAACCACGACTTTTGGGCGCTAACGCTTTCTGTTGCATTAACCGGCTGGCTCATTTTTAAATCGAAATGGGAAAAGAATGAGTATTACTATTTTTTTTATATGGATGGTATGCTGATACTGCAATATTTGCTGGTGCTGTTGGTGAACGGGGTCTGGAGTTTCTTATAA
- a CDS encoding response regulator transcription factor: MNKEIKIALVEDDENLRFLVSERLQSEGYKVLDAANGDDAEKIILSELPDIVLLDWMLPGKQGSEVCTNIREKGFDNLVIMMTAKGQDVDKIAAYNFGVSDYIIKPFNMDVLVAMIDNKIKFSLNSEKTESYKFADMEHLPNTHLLIKDSRKIELTILENRILLYFLKNKNKVINREELMMEVWGYNADVNTRTLDMHIVRLRKKIESNPDSPQYLQTVRGIGYKFVYNG; the protein is encoded by the coding sequence ATGAATAAAGAAATAAAAATTGCGCTGGTTGAAGATGATGAAAACCTGCGTTTCCTGGTAAGTGAACGTTTACAGTCTGAGGGATATAAAGTTTTAGATGCCGCTAATGGCGACGACGCTGAAAAAATAATTTTAAGCGAACTACCCGATATTGTTTTGTTAGACTGGATGCTTCCCGGCAAACAGGGGTCGGAGGTTTGTACCAATATTCGAGAAAAAGGATTTGATAATTTAGTGATTATGATGACCGCAAAAGGGCAGGACGTTGATAAAATTGCAGCGTATAACTTTGGTGTGTCTGATTACATCATCAAGCCTTTTAATATGGATGTTTTGGTGGCTATGATTGACAATAAGATCAAATTTTCGTTAAACAGCGAAAAAACAGAGTCATACAAATTTGCGGATATGGAACATTTACCCAATACCCATTTGCTGATAAAAGACAGCCGTAAAATTGAGCTCACCATACTTGAAAACCGCATCCTGCTGTATTTTCTTAAAAACAAGAACAAAGTGATTAACCGCGAGGAACTGATGATGGAAGTTTGGGGATACAATGCCGACGTAAACACCAGAACCCTTGACATGCACATTGTAAGGCTGCGTAAAAAGATAGAATCAAATCCTGACTCGCCACAGTACTTACAAACGGTTAGAGGGATTGGATATAAGTTTGTTTATAATGGGTAA
- a CDS encoding metallophosphoesterase translates to MMKGQTLHVIFLILALLLIDLYVLSGLRGLSGKWKFLQKVSFKRWYWMVSVLLIAGLIFVVFVKMGLVVRLAVVMAFFVVFLFKISYLPFLFTDDVRRWIISYKKRLKSQHAAIQQPLAAIPGAIPPIPRSEFLMKAGLLAGAIPLAALKLEMKSGLYDYHIRHQTLYFPDLPKAFDGIRLGQISDIHSGSFFDKKAVLGGVEMLMREKADFIFFTGDLVNAVTEEVKDYQDIFSKVKAPLGVYSCLGNHDYGDYSWWPDEKAKRKNFEEIIAVHKRMGWDLLMNENRRLKVDGEEIGILGIENWGELSRFPKYGRMDLAVKNTDDLPVKLLLSHDPSHWRAQVLPEYPQIDAMFSGHTHGMQMGVRTANFQWSPIQYIYNEWAGHYQQGKQQLYVNVGYGFLGFSGRVGILPEITIFELKTGTNPSKKFKTA, encoded by the coding sequence ATGATGAAGGGACAAACGCTGCACGTAATTTTCCTCATACTAGCGCTATTACTTATTGATCTGTATGTTTTAAGCGGATTACGTGGTTTATCCGGCAAATGGAAATTCCTGCAGAAAGTATCATTCAAAAGATGGTACTGGATGGTATCAGTTTTATTGATAGCAGGCCTGATATTTGTGGTTTTTGTAAAAATGGGCCTTGTGGTAAGGCTTGCTGTTGTGATGGCGTTCTTTGTGGTATTCTTATTTAAGATCTCGTACCTCCCTTTTTTGTTTACAGACGATGTAAGAAGGTGGATCATCTCCTATAAAAAACGCCTGAAAAGTCAGCATGCTGCTATACAGCAGCCCCTGGCAGCCATTCCGGGTGCTATTCCACCAATTCCCCGGTCTGAATTCTTAATGAAAGCCGGGTTACTTGCCGGTGCTATTCCGCTTGCAGCTTTAAAGCTCGAGATGAAGAGCGGGCTGTATGATTATCACATCAGGCATCAAACACTGTATTTTCCTGACCTGCCAAAAGCATTTGACGGGATCAGGCTTGGGCAGATTTCTGACATCCATTCTGGCAGCTTTTTTGATAAGAAAGCAGTGCTGGGGGGAGTGGAAATGCTGATGCGGGAAAAAGCCGACTTTATATTTTTTACTGGCGATCTTGTTAACGCGGTTACTGAAGAGGTTAAGGATTACCAGGATATTTTCAGCAAAGTAAAAGCGCCCCTTGGGGTTTACTCCTGTTTAGGTAACCACGATTATGGCGATTATTCCTGGTGGCCAGATGAAAAGGCCAAGCGCAAGAATTTTGAAGAAATAATAGCCGTTCACAAAAGGATGGGCTGGGACTTACTGATGAACGAGAACAGGCGGTTAAAGGTTGATGGCGAAGAGATCGGGATTCTTGGCATAGAGAACTGGGGCGAACTAAGCCGCTTCCCTAAATATGGCCGCATGGACCTTGCTGTAAAGAATACCGACGATCTGCCTGTAAAACTGCTGCTCTCGCACGATCCTTCACACTGGCGCGCACAGGTGCTGCCGGAATACCCGCAGATTGATGCCATGTTTTCGGGTCATACGCATGGTATGCAAATGGGGGTACGAACAGCAAATTTTCAATGGAGCCCCATCCAGTATATCTATAACGAATGGGCAGGGCATTACCAGCAGGGCAAACAGCAATTGTACGTAAACGTGGGCTACGGTTTTTTAGGATTTAGCGGACGTGTTGGAATATTGCCGGAGATTACGATATTTGAATTAAAAACCGGAACAAACCCTTCGAAAAAGTTTAAAACTGCTTAG
- a CDS encoding sensor histidine kinase, producing the protein MKKQDNTYRKNFLLIIIFLILISVTFIIALFVSYSLNAKYVENEFASKKIDVMEQTIKPYTSLFQNKIPEITSYQGFLDSASAAKYADSVFHNYNFVKRIVFYDLQIGNQKNTAIIKNQLGISIKSIYHYWPKKGKVAGLKIWNTANEPDFDQMAKKLGNYINSSDTAHSSTQDEIFRSFYDVKPGQISYSNILRREDVKILRELQKHPNSPSFSKQNMMTFFINPYLLKVKNTHKELYQDVTVEPVVYDPPDNQAGNLITELALPGALSDYKLYFKSAPDYLTNEINRRFMPIGASVLLVYCFLVLIGWLIYRNLNVNIKLFKLQYDFINNFTHEFKTPVSVIKIAGSNLSGDSELSEKQRKQYGRILNEEADKLNELMNKLLSFTQLENKSINIKIEEINVERFVKSYIETFRIKYPDFKITHNFHEVHPLYTDPVLLGSIFQNLMENAYKYSHPKNKELHINVSNTKRNIVFAFRDRGIGIRKDELPNVFKKFYRIENQYNQNGSVGLGLAFCKELVNFMHGEIIVNSKVNEGSEFIVTLPYEN; encoded by the coding sequence ATGAAAAAGCAGGATAACACTTACCGGAAAAACTTTTTACTGATCATCATATTCCTGATACTTATATCGGTAACCTTTATAATAGCCCTTTTTGTGTCCTACAGCCTCAATGCTAAATACGTTGAAAATGAGTTTGCTTCAAAAAAGATAGATGTAATGGAGCAAACTATAAAACCATATACCAGCCTTTTTCAAAACAAAATACCTGAGATAACTTCATACCAGGGCTTCCTTGATTCAGCTTCAGCTGCTAAATACGCCGATTCGGTTTTTCACAATTATAACTTCGTAAAACGTATCGTTTTTTATGACCTGCAAATAGGCAACCAAAAAAACACTGCCATCATAAAGAATCAATTAGGTATTTCAATAAAATCTATCTACCACTACTGGCCTAAGAAAGGAAAAGTGGCCGGACTTAAAATTTGGAACACTGCCAACGAGCCTGATTTTGACCAGATGGCCAAAAAACTGGGCAATTATATAAACTCGTCTGACACAGCACACAGTTCAACGCAAGATGAAATATTTCGCTCGTTTTATGATGTTAAGCCCGGCCAGATAAGCTATTCAAATATTTTGCGCCGCGAGGATGTTAAAATTTTACGCGAATTGCAGAAGCACCCAAATTCACCATCATTTTCCAAGCAAAATATGATGACTTTTTTCATCAATCCTTATTTGCTGAAAGTAAAAAACACCCATAAAGAACTTTACCAGGACGTAACTGTTGAACCTGTTGTATATGATCCGCCGGACAACCAGGCAGGAAACCTGATAACAGAATTAGCCCTGCCTGGCGCATTATCCGATTATAAACTGTATTTCAAATCAGCCCCGGATTACCTTACAAATGAAATTAACCGGAGATTTATGCCTATTGGCGCTTCAGTGCTGTTGGTTTATTGTTTTTTGGTACTGATAGGCTGGCTTATTTACCGCAACCTAAACGTAAATATTAAGCTATTTAAACTCCAATACGACTTTATAAATAATTTTACCCACGAGTTTAAAACCCCGGTAAGCGTTATAAAAATTGCCGGCTCAAACCTTAGCGGCGACAGCGAACTTAGTGAAAAACAGCGCAAGCAATATGGCCGGATCCTAAATGAGGAAGCTGACAAGCTTAATGAACTGATGAATAAGTTATTGTCCTTTACACAACTTGAAAACAAATCGATAAATATTAAAATAGAAGAAATTAATGTTGAGCGCTTTGTGAAAAGCTACATTGAAACCTTCAGAATAAAGTATCCTGATTTTAAAATTACCCATAACTTTCATGAAGTTCATCCGTTGTACACTGATCCTGTGCTTTTAGGCAGCATTTTTCAGAACTTGATGGAAAATGCTTACAAGTATTCGCACCCTAAAAATAAAGAGTTGCATATAAATGTGAGTAATACTAAACGGAATATAGTATTCGCTTTTAGGGATAGGGGAATTGGGATAAGGAAAGATGAACTGCCCAATGTATTTAAGAAGTTTTACAGGATAGAGAACCAGTATAATCAAAACGGAAGCGTTGGGCTGGGTTTGGCTTTTTGTAAAGAACTGGTTAATTTTATGCACGGAGAAATAATTGTCAACAGTAAGGTGAACGAAGGTTCGGAGTTTATAGTTACATTACCTTATGAAAATTAA
- a CDS encoding vWA domain-containing protein: MRGFEFSKFKPNQIQKGGFEELLKLFLELLNYTAGDAGEALAWMNELDKQYNLTNDEYGMGNFIDDLKQKGYLSEEEQNGEFKITAKTEQSIRESALEEIFGKLKKSGKGNHRSPQSGQGDEKNAERREFEFGDSLDQINMTQSIHNAQVNHGIGDFMMTERDLEVEEMDFKTLTSTVLMIDISHSMILYGEDRITPAKKVAMALAELIRTKYPKDTLDIVVFGNDAWPITLKDLPYLQVGPYHTNTYAGLELATDLLRRRKTQNKQIFMITDGKPTCLKEGTKYYKNSIGLDRKVVNKTLNMAAQCKRLKIPITTFMIAKDPYLQQFVRKFTETNGGKAFYSSLNGLGEYIFEDYIKNRRKTVR; the protein is encoded by the coding sequence ATGCGTGGATTCGAGTTTTCGAAGTTTAAACCCAATCAGATCCAAAAAGGCGGATTTGAGGAATTATTAAAATTGTTTTTGGAATTGCTCAACTATACAGCAGGCGATGCAGGCGAAGCTTTGGCCTGGATGAATGAGCTGGATAAGCAGTACAACCTAACCAACGATGAGTATGGGATGGGTAATTTTATCGACGATCTGAAGCAAAAGGGCTACCTGAGCGAAGAAGAGCAGAACGGCGAGTTTAAGATCACTGCAAAAACAGAACAAAGCATCAGGGAGTCGGCGCTGGAGGAGATCTTTGGGAAGCTGAAGAAGTCAGGCAAGGGAAATCACCGTTCGCCGCAATCCGGACAGGGCGATGAAAAGAATGCCGAGCGCAGGGAGTTTGAGTTTGGCGATAGCCTCGACCAGATCAACATGACCCAGTCTATCCATAACGCACAGGTAAACCACGGCATCGGCGATTTTATGATGACGGAGCGCGACCTGGAAGTAGAGGAAATGGATTTTAAGACCCTTACGTCAACGGTGCTGATGATCGACATCTCGCATTCGATGATCCTTTACGGCGAAGACAGGATCACGCCGGCAAAGAAAGTGGCTATGGCGCTTGCTGAACTCATTCGAACCAAATACCCTAAAGATACCCTGGACATTGTGGTATTTGGTAATGATGCCTGGCCCATTACGTTGAAAGATCTGCCTTATTTACAGGTAGGACCTTATCATACCAACACTTACGCAGGACTGGAACTAGCAACCGACTTGTTGCGCAGGCGTAAAACCCAAAACAAGCAGATCTTTATGATCACTGATGGTAAGCCAACCTGTTTAAAAGAAGGTACAAAATATTATAAGAACAGCATCGGGCTGGATAGGAAAGTGGTAAATAAAACCCTTAACATGGCCGCCCAGTGCAAAAGGCTCAAGATACCTATCACCACATTTATGATAGCCAAAGACCCCTATCTGCAGCAATTCGTACGCAAGTTCACCGAAACCAACGGCGGCAAGGCTTTTTACAGCTCGCTGAACGGTTTGGGTGAATATATTTTTGAAGATTATATAAAGAATAGAAGAAAGACAGTTCGTTGA